A section of the Triticum dicoccoides isolate Atlit2015 ecotype Zavitan chromosome 7A, WEW_v2.0, whole genome shotgun sequence genome encodes:
- the LOC119331133 gene encoding exosome complex component RRP42-like: MVGLSEGEKHFIRGGIAQDLRADGRTRLQFRALTVETGIIPQANGSARVRMGATEVIASVKAELGKPTILHPDKGKVSIYVDCSPTAAPMFEGRGSEELSAELSVALQRCLLGGKSGAGAAIDLSSLIVVEGKACWDLYIDGLVVSSDGNLLDALAAAIKVALSDTGIPKVNVSLNNETDGEPEVDISDEEFLQFDTSGVPVIITLTKVGKHYIVDATSEEESQMSSAVSVSVNSHGQICGLTKRGGAGLDPSVIFDMISVAKNVSQRFYTLLESAIAAAEAAADE, from the exons ATGGTGGGGCTCTCCGAGGGGGAGAAGCACTTCATCCGCGGCGGCATCGCGCAGGACCTCCGGGCCGACGGCCGCACGCGGCTGCAGTTCCGGGCCCTCACCGTCGAGACAGGAATCATCCCTCAG GCCAACGGCTCGGCGCGTGTTAGGATGGGTGCGACCGAAGTTATCGCCAGCGTCAAG GCTGAGTTGGGGAAACCAACCATTCTTCATCCCGACAAAGGAAAAGTTTCCATTTATGTTGATTGTAGTCCAACTGCTGCGCCTATGTTTGAG GGTAGAGGTTCGGAAGAATTGTCTGCTGAGCTCTCTGTTGCGCTGCAAAGATGTTTACTGGGTGGTAAAAGTGGGGCAG GGGCTGCAATCGATTTATCGTCTCTGATTGTTGTTGAGGGAAAAGCCTGCTGGGATCTGTACATTGATGGACTTGTGGTCAGTTCTGATGGTAATTTGCTTGATGCACTGGCAGCTGCGATAAAG GTAGCTTTGAGTGATACAGGTATACCAAAAGTTAATGTTTCTCTTAACAATGAAACGGATGGGGAGCCTGAGGTTGATATCAGTGATGAAGAATTTTTGCAATTCGACACTTCTGGTGTGCCTGTCATAATTACATTGACCAAG GTTGGTAAGCACTACATTGTTGATGCCACCTCGGAGGAGGAATCGCAGATGAGTTCTGCGGTTTCCGTTTCAGTCAACAGCCATGGCCAGATATGTGGGTTAACCAAGAGGGGAGGCGCAGGGTTGGATCCAAGCGTCATTTTTGATATGATATCCGTGGCCAAGAATGTAAGCCAACGGTTCTATACTCTACTGGAATCAGCAATCGCAGCTGCTGAAGCAGCAGCGGACGAGTAG